The window CCCTCGGACATCGCGGACGGAAGGGCGACCCGCTCTACGGAATCCAGACGATCCTCCGCGCCGGGGCAGAGAACCTCACCGAGAAACAGCGGAACAGGCTCGCGACGACGATCAAGGCCGATCCCGCGCACGACGAGGTGTTCGTCGCATGGCAGTGCGCGCAGCAACTCCGCTCCGCCTACCACCAGAAGGACCTCGCCGCCGGGCGGCGGATCGCCCGGAAGGTCGTCGACTCGTTTCACACCTGCCCGATCCCGGAGATCGCGAGGCTCGGCCGCACCCTCCGCCGTTGGCAGGCAGCGTTCCTGGCCTACTTCACGACCGGGAGATCATCGAACGGCGGCACCGAGGCCGTCAACGGGATCATCGAGCTCCACCGCCGCCTCGCCAGAGGGTTCCGCAACCGCCACAACTACCGACTCCGCATGCTCCTCGCCGCCGGAGGCCTCACACCATGACCCCCACCAGATGTCCGAAGAGCCCATAAAGTCGAGCGCGGCGGCACCGTGGGACGCGCGAAGCTCGGCTACCTCAACGCGCGAAAGGACTTCGACGGGCGCCTGGTCAACACCATCGACGTCGACCCCGTCCGTGCTCCGCTCATCCGGTGGGCGTTCGAGCAGTACTCGACCGGGCAGCACTCGATCATGCAGTTGCAAATCATGCTCGAACACCAAGGACTGACCACGCGCCCCTCATCGAAGCGCGCGGCCAGGCCACTGTCCACGAGCCAGCTGGCGATGATCCTCCGCGATCCGTACTACACCGGCGTCATCCGCTACAAAGGACGCCTCTACCCGGGACGCCACGAACCGATCATCTCCAAGGAACTGTTCCTCGCCGTGCAGAAAATCCTCGACGGCCGCAACCGCAAAGGCGACCGCGACCGCACCCACTTCCACTTCCTCCGCGGCCTGCTCTACTGCGCCGAATGCAAGGAAGCCGGGCGCGACAGCGGCCTCGTCTACAGCCAGAACACCGGCCACGGCGGCACCTACGAGTACTACCTCTGCACCGCCAAACAACGCGGCCTCTGCAGCATGCCCAGCGTCCGCCTCGACGACGTCGAAGAGGCCGTCGCCAGAGCTGTCGCCGCCGAGGAGTTCCACACCGAGGAACTCATCGAGATCCGCGACCAGGTACGCCACGCCCTCGAAGAGATGCAGTCCCACGAGCAAGAAGAGAAGGACGCGCTCCGCACCCAACTCGCCAAGCTCGAAGCACAGGAGGATCGGCTGATCGATCTTGCCGCCGATGGCAAGCTCCCCAGCAGCAAGCTCCGCGAACGACTCGAAGCCGTCACCCTGCAGAAGGGCGCCGTAGCCGAGAAACTCGCACGCACCGGCGCCCGAATCCAGCGCGGCGTCGACCGCGTCTACGCCTCCATCGACTTGCTTGAGAAGCCCCGCGAGCTATACGAGAGCCTGCCCGACAGCGCCCGACGCAACCTCCTCGGCGCGTTCTTCAAGAAGCTCAACGTCCTCATCACCGAAGATGGCCTGCACCTCACCAGCGAACGGACAGAGATCAACGAAGCGTTCCACGAGTGGCAGACACACCACCGCCTCACCTCGGCCGCACACACGCCGACGAAAACGAAGAGGGCCTCCCGCATTCCTGCGGAAGACCCTGCTTCGGTGCCGTACCGACTTACTCAGTCCAAAGGTTTGAATAAGCCTGTATTGGTCGGGATGACAGGATTTGAACCTGCGACCCCTTGAATCGCATTGGTCAATAGTGTCAACCGTGCACCCCAGCCCGCTTCAGCCCTGTTTACAAGGCTGTTTGTCGATTCAGGTATCCCAGCAGAGCCCGCCACATCCCGGTGGTTCCCGCTACTTGCGGTGACTTCTGCGGTTACATCTCCGGCTTCTCGCGGAGGATGGAGGCGGCCTCAACCACGCTCTTGGTGTCGGTCACCGCGGTGTAGAACTGCCGGTTGACGGCCGGGGAGTGGCCGAGCAGTCGCGTGCGCGTGGCCTCGGGCAGACGGTCGTACAGCAGCGTGTTCAAGGTGGTGCGCCACAGGTGCCCGCGCTCGAACTCAAATAGGTCGATCTTCAGGTCCGTGGCCATCTCCTGGTACAGCGCGGCGATCTTCCGGTCGCGCGTGCGAGGATCCCATGCCTTGCTCGGGTCCGATGGAGCCGGGAAGAGCTGATCGCCCTTGGCGGTCTTCAGTCGAGCCGCGAGCCGGGCACTCACTCGGGGGTCGAGGACTGGGACCGGTCGGCCTCTGCGGGTCTTCACCGCCGTGTCGGGCAGCCAGAAGATGAAGGTTCCATCTTTGTCGACCGTGCACTCTGCGACGGGACGCGTGGCCAGCTCGCTGGTTCGCAGGCCGGTGTTCGCTTGGGCCAGCACGACGTCGATCACCTGGGCGCGCTGCAGGATCTGAGTGTCGTGGCTCCAGCGCCCGCGTTTGGGCTGGGGCACGTTCTCGGGGTCGGCCACGAGGAGATGCTCGATGACGCGTTGGTACTCCTCCAAGGCCAAGGCCTGCCCTCCGCGGCTGACCGCGGGCCGCTTCGCACGGCTGAGGTCGACGTCGAGGTCGGCCAGCGGATTGACTTCGAGCAGCTCGTCGACGCGTAGAGGGCCAGCCAGATACTTCTTGGCCACGGTCTTTGCATGTTTGACGTTCTTCGCGCCGTGCAGCTCGCCGATCTCCTCTAGGCAGCGTGTCAGGTTGCGCGGCCGCATCGCGTCGTGGATCGAGAGGCCAGCAAGCGAGTGAAGGTGCTTGTGCTTCTGGCGGCATTCCCCGCGCAGCAGCCGGTAGGCCAGCTCGTAGCGCCGGGTGGTGGCCTCGGCGAGCCGGTCGGCGCGGATGGCCGGCAGTGTGACGTTCTCCATGTAGGCGAGGACCGGTGACGTGTGAGTCCAGTTCGCGTTACCTGGTGCCTTCAGCAGGGAGTCTGCGGTGCGGCGTGCTCGGGCACGCACCTCCCCCTTCGTTGGGGCCTTGGTGGTCTTGTCCAGCAGTCTGCCGCCGGGGAGGCGCAGACGCCACCGCAACGCCCAGCCGTCGCCGTGCGGGAACGGCTTGGCGCGGTCGATGGAGTGCTGGCCGGGTTCGAGGCGGGTGGTTGCTGCGCGAGCCATGCGGTGACTTCCTCTCAGGGTCAAGATGAACGGTACGGTGATCTGCACCCGGGTTCAAGTGGGTTGTGCAGGGTCCGATCGGGACATATCCTGGATTCAGGCGCTCCGCAGGACGCGGACGCTGACCGTGCCGCCCGGATCATGGGTGAGCTAAACCGGCTAACCGGAGCCCAGCAAGACGGACTGGGAAGTCCCTGCGGCGGATCATGGAAACCGCAGACGGCGAACCAACTTCGCACGAAGGTTCGCCGCGCCATGCCCAAGACCCTCACCGACGCGCTCTCGACCGAGCAGGCCTCTGCCTTTCTCGGTGGCCGCCCCTCCCCCAAGACTCTCGCCAACTGGCGCTCGCTGGGCATCGGTCCCGCGTACATCAAGTACGGCGACGGACTCGTCGCATACCTGGTCGAGGATCTCGAAGCGTTCCGGCGCTCCCGCCGCGTTGTGACTCGGGGTGCCCGGTGATGCCTCAGTCGCACCTGTCCTCTCCCCCCGACCTGGAGAAGACGACTACGACCCCCCAGGAGGGAGGGGGATCTGCCGACGCTGTCGTCGAAAACCCGGTTTTGGAGGGGGTGCTTCTTGCTGATGGAAAACGGACAAACGGACGCACGGTGTTCGACCAACCCCAGGAATCACTCTCTGACCAGGCATTAGACGCGCGCGACTCCTTGGGTTCGCGCGCGTCAGTTTCAGAAACTGACGCGGAGGCCGTGCTGTCGGCCGCAACCGTGGACTACGCCGATCTGGACGTGCCCGGCGCTGATCGAAGCGACGATGTGGAGCCCCTCGTCGTCGCTTCCACGCCGGAGGAGGTCGAGACGGCTCGTGCCTTCTTCGAGGACCAGAAGACGGCCGAGTCGGACAAGCAGGTCGAGCGGGCCCGCACGCGCTCGGGAGTCTTCTCGATCATGCAGTACCGGCACCACCCGGAGACGGGCGAGCTGATGCTCACCCAGGAGCAGCTCGATGCCGGGTTCGAGGTGCTCGGAGAGCGACTGCACCACTACGCCTACGTCTGGCACGACGGTGATCGTCTCGTCGATGTCGATGAGGGCACCGGCGAGTTCACCTGCATCGGGCTCAAGGGTCTCCACGTGCACATGGTCTTGTGGTTCGACACCGAGACTCGCCCGACGGTCCGCACGGTCTCCGATGCGTTCATGATCCCGAGCGCCCGGGTGCGCGTGCCCAACGAGGTCGCCGCCCAGGAGGGGCGCGAGACCCACAGGGGTCGCAACGCCGCCGAGAAGGCGTTCTTCGATCTGGCCGAGTACCTGACGCACGAGTCGCGCGGGAAGAACGCGATCCCTGGCGTCACCCAGCCGGAGCGCTACTACCTGGTCGATCGCACTCAGTCGGGCATGCCCGGTAAGTACCAGTACGGGCGCGGTCGGGTGGTGGCGAACTTCGACTTCGGGAAGGCGCTCGACGCCCACATGGCCACCCGGCACAACGCTGCCGAAGGCGGCGCTGGGGCGAAGCTCAGCAAGCTCTTCCAAGCCGTTGGACAGGGGGCGCTGACACTCAACCAGGTCCGTGACCAGGAGCCCGCGATGTACTTCGCAAAGGGTAACCTGGCGCACTTCCAGAAGCTGCGCGGCGACTTCCTCGCCCATCAGGACGCCCCTGAGTCGGTGATGAACTTCTACGTATTCGGACCTGGTGGGGTCGGCAAGGATCTCCTCGCGAAGGCTCTGGCTCGGGCGCTCGCGCCGGACGCAGAGAGGCCCTATTTCAAGGTCGGTGGCGAGAACGTTTCGTGGGAGGGCTACGACGGCGAGCCGGTCGTCATCTGGGAGGACATGCGTGTCGGCGACATGATTCGCACGGCCAAGAGCCGCGGCATGCTCTTCCGCATCCTGGGACCGTGGCGGGACCCTGACGAGCAGCCCATCGTGAACATCAAGAACAGTCACACGCA is drawn from Pseudoclavibacter chungangensis and contains these coding sequences:
- a CDS encoding DNA-binding protein, whose product is MPKTLTDALSTEQASAFLGGRPSPKTLANWRSLGIGPAYIKYGDGLVAYLVEDLEAFRRSRRVVTRGAR
- a CDS encoding recombinase family protein, producing MGRAKLGYLNARKDFDGRLVNTIDVDPVRAPLIRWAFEQYSTGQHSIMQLQIMLEHQGLTTRPSSKRAARPLSTSQLAMILRDPYYTGVIRYKGRLYPGRHEPIISKELFLAVQKILDGRNRKGDRDRTHFHFLRGLLYCAECKEAGRDSGLVYSQNTGHGGTYEYYLCTAKQRGLCSMPSVRLDDVEEAVARAVAAEEFHTEELIEIRDQVRHALEEMQSHEQEEKDALRTQLAKLEAQEDRLIDLAADGKLPSSKLRERLEAVTLQKGAVAEKLARTGARIQRGVDRVYASIDLLEKPRELYESLPDSARRNLLGAFFKKLNVLITEDGLHLTSERTEINEAFHEWQTHHRLTSAAHTPTKTKRASRIPAEDPASVPYRLTQSKGLNKPVLVGMTGFEPATP
- a CDS encoding RNA helicase, translating into MFDQPQESLSDQALDARDSLGSRASVSETDAEAVLSAATVDYADLDVPGADRSDDVEPLVVASTPEEVETARAFFEDQKTAESDKQVERARTRSGVFSIMQYRHHPETGELMLTQEQLDAGFEVLGERLHHYAYVWHDGDRLVDVDEGTGEFTCIGLKGLHVHMVLWFDTETRPTVRTVSDAFMIPSARVRVPNEVAAQEGRETHRGRNAAEKAFFDLAEYLTHESRGKNAIPGVTQPERYYLVDRTQSGMPGKYQYGRGRVVANFDFGKALDAHMATRHNAAEGGAGAKLSKLFQAVGQGALTLNQVRDQEPAMYFAKGNLAHFQKLRGDFLAHQDAPESVMNFYVFGPGGVGKDLLAKALARALAPDAERPYFKVGGENVSWEGYDGEPVVIWEDMRVGDMIRTAKSRGMLFRILGPWRDPDEQPIVNIKNSHTQLLNRVNIVTGPQDYETFLRGLAGEYVSMQGGVRVEHEAENLDQGFRRFPLIIPVAEHEFSIFVNSGVLNGTREYQSYERHEHMRQDLELLARRCKAIKDAAERERVRGEIEVKTVAPIVAQHDRVAQPALSPLMAEDVLAEFADVGEVIPLEERSRRAHEASSERERVYRDAVEACRRNVVEWMEMCSAHHGIARDDPHLRVHADIWRTGHGCACLPSNSSHKVWPFMADHLERARALDEAMFAAQSALTPEERQRVVRFDAVSV